TGCAATGAAGGCACCCAAGAGGCACCTTTTCGCCACTGATGGCCATCACCTGTCAGCTGGCGAAGCTATCGAGGAGCTGGCGGAGGTCTTCGTCAGGGGCCTCGCAAAATTCTATGGAGCGGGCATCCTGGCACCGTTCTCAGGTGCACCTGCCAGGTATATCGTCCACCAGTGCCATCAGTGCGGATCCAAGGGCCACCGGCATGGGGGATGCTATGAGTACTGCAGGCCATAGGACCTACACTACAGCCTGCAGTACTTACAGCAATGGGCAGTGCAGGGATTGCAAGGTTTTGATGAGTAACTTGGTGGCAGTGAGACCTGTTCCTGATGTGTTTCTGAGCTGCATCTGCTCTGTGGAGTCTGCAGCATCAAGTGCGTGTTCACTGACATTGCCCAGCACCGAGGCATTTTTCCATTTAGACTTCATTGAATTTGCCATTGGTGTGGCTTAAATTAATTGAAAGCTTTCCTCGTTGGCATCACTTATATCCAATGTGTACCTTCGTGACAAACCCATCGTGGCAAGCATTATTCACATCCATTAAACTGTTGGCCTACTTCATTATGCCAGGCATTGGTGAGCCAGaactatatgaaaggaaaaaatagttgGTAATGATATGAAGAATCTTTGAAACCTCTAAGCTGTGTCCCTGTGAATGACAAACTGGCTTTTAAATGTGTAGTGCGGCCACATCTTTATCTAAAATAGCAGTGCCTCACAACCGTGTAATGCTGTGTGTTAGCACAAGGTGAATCTTTTCATGCAGCCATAGCATGCGCAGAACTTTGCAATACGCTTTCACAAATGTCGTTGCCACTATACCAGGTTCCGTATGTATTACAAATGCTTTTCAACACAATGTGCAATGGTTTGGTTTGCTGTGGgtttgtcccaaagcgactaaggctatgagggctgccgtcgtgaaggtctccggaaatttctaccgcctgggcttcattaacgtgcactgacatcgcacagcacacgaacctctagaattttgcctccatcgaaattcgaccgttgcgACCGGGGTCGAACCCATGCCTTTCGAGTcggcagtcgagcaccataactgcTAGGCAACCGCAG
This region of Amblyomma americanum isolate KBUSLIRL-KWMA chromosome 5, ASM5285725v1, whole genome shotgun sequence genomic DNA includes:
- the LOC144132405 gene encoding uncharacterized protein LOC144132405 isoform X6 → MAPVVLVAKVLPRCFASTDAEASLRLLNRKLTAALKRMPCVGILNPDHRLLDAMKAPKRHLFATDGHHLSAGEAIEELAEVFVRGLAKFYGAGILAPFSGAPARYIVHQCHQCGSKGHRHGGCYEYCRP